From a single Micromonospora carbonacea genomic region:
- a CDS encoding helix-turn-helix domain-containing protein, with product MSFPGQNPPDRPMPPANGEPPVWTADRIRALGTVTDLTTAAAIFGLSRATAYDLAKRGQFPVAVLRFGSRYRIPVAAILHALHLPADDDGPPAAPSQAT from the coding sequence ATGAGCTTTCCCGGCCAGAATCCCCCCGACCGGCCGATGCCTCCGGCGAACGGCGAGCCGCCGGTGTGGACCGCCGACCGGATCCGCGCCCTCGGCACCGTGACCGACCTGACCACCGCCGCGGCAATCTTCGGCCTGTCCCGCGCCACCGCGTACGACCTAGCCAAACGCGGCCAGTTCCCGGTCGCCGTGCTGCGCTTCGGCAGCCGCTACCGGATACCGGTCGCGGCCATCCTCCACGCCCTGCACCTACCGGCCGACGACGACGGTCCCCCTGCCGCCCCGTCACAGGCGACTTGA
- a CDS encoding HIT family protein, translated as MLEAVDAFQSYVTIAHSGSRAPAQGIYDCLVSPRCPAQGIVRQARVIAPQDPQLPLDGVAVTSLVGWSGGKPHQGHTIRIKNDVAQPACPARIPDGYPSAARVNSSGRMAQTPLGEAIAILDLSCVFCSVTAGVTDPGVCLAVNDEFVVFPALHQRPDNRGHMLLVPADHYGGIADVPPGKAIPMLAALQATTQAVKAAFGASGTTVRLNLGPPAQDIPHLHWHIIPRYVGDDFNSAKSSEVPLSERLQLTAKLGQHLVTRASAPGP; from the coding sequence GTGCTGGAAGCCGTAGACGCCTTCCAGTCCTACGTGACGATCGCCCACAGCGGCTCGCGAGCACCAGCCCAGGGGATCTACGACTGCCTCGTCTCCCCGCGCTGCCCCGCCCAGGGGATCGTCCGGCAGGCGAGGGTGATCGCGCCCCAGGACCCCCAACTACCACTGGACGGGGTGGCCGTCACATCGCTTGTTGGTTGGTCTGGCGGGAAGCCCCACCAGGGTCACACGATCAGGATCAAGAATGATGTTGCCCAGCCTGCCTGCCCCGCCCGGATACCGGACGGGTATCCATCCGCTGCCCGCGTCAACTCATCGGGGAGGATGGCGCAAACTCCACTCGGGGAGGCGATCGCGATCTTGGATCTGTCGTGCGTGTTCTGCTCGGTGACGGCGGGCGTCACCGATCCTGGGGTCTGTCTTGCCGTCAACGACGAGTTCGTCGTCTTTCCGGCCCTGCACCAGCGGCCGGACAACCGGGGGCACATGCTCCTCGTCCCGGCAGATCACTACGGCGGCATCGCCGACGTGCCGCCCGGGAAGGCGATCCCCATGCTGGCCGCGCTCCAGGCAACGACGCAGGCGGTGAAGGCCGCGTTCGGTGCCAGCGGGACGACGGTTCGGCTCAACCTGGGACCTCCCGCTCAAGACATCCCGCATCTCCACTGGCACATCATTCCGCGGTACGTGGGCGACGACTTCAACAGCGCCAAGTCCTCCGAGGTGCCACTGAGCGAACGCTTGCAGCTCACGGCGAAGCTCGGCCAACACCTTGTCACCCGGGCTTCGGCCCCGGGTCCATGA
- a CDS encoding HAD family hydrolase, whose product MLQSIGDGQVRIMVGELLCGCPVGSVVVQRLVLFDLDNTLVDRDEAFRRWAAGFCEERGLPAGAFAWLVATDGGGFMPRDWFFGEVKGRFGLTASVDRLWGDYRQRMPELVSCRPGVLDMLVALRRRGWRMAIVTNGQADNQLGKIRRTGLDRHVDAWAVSGELGIRKPARELFEAAARGCGLDLDDGGWAVGDSPTLDVEGGRGAGLVTIWISRGQTWPAELSPPDQVCGAVEGVEDVLFGADSAGVERG is encoded by the coding sequence GTGCTGCAATCGATCGGTGACGGTCAGGTAAGGATCATGGTCGGCGAGTTGCTGTGTGGTTGCCCGGTAGGGTCGGTGGTCGTGCAGAGGTTGGTGCTCTTCGATCTCGACAACACGTTGGTGGACCGGGATGAGGCGTTTCGCCGTTGGGCGGCTGGGTTCTGTGAGGAACGTGGCCTGCCTGCTGGCGCTTTCGCGTGGTTGGTCGCCACTGACGGGGGTGGCTTCATGCCGCGGGATTGGTTCTTCGGCGAGGTGAAGGGGCGGTTCGGTCTTACCGCGTCCGTCGATCGGTTGTGGGGCGACTACCGGCAGCGGATGCCGGAGTTGGTCAGCTGTCGACCCGGTGTGCTGGACATGCTGGTGGCGTTGCGGCGGCGGGGATGGCGGATGGCCATCGTGACGAACGGCCAGGCCGACAATCAGCTCGGCAAGATTCGCCGTACCGGACTGGATCGGCACGTGGATGCCTGGGCGGTCTCGGGAGAGCTGGGGATCAGGAAGCCCGCCCGGGAGCTGTTCGAGGCTGCGGCGCGCGGTTGTGGCTTGGACCTGGACGATGGTGGCTGGGCCGTGGGAGACAGCCCGACGCTGGACGTGGAGGGCGGACGCGGGGCGGGGCTCGTCACCATCTGGATCAGCAGAGGGCAGACGTGGCCGGCGGAATTGAGCCCGCCCGACCAGGTCTGCGGTGCCGTCGAGGGTGTCGAAGACGTGCTGTTCGGTGCCGATTCGGCGGGCGTGGAACGGGGCTGA
- a CDS encoding phytanoyl-CoA dioxygenase family protein, translated as MTTPIAPAVTAQQIDRFASHGYLVLPDLIPPAAIQGLRVKADEILGDRLARMVASRTLDPRVTWWRLASGKPYILKVKPVVDLSPAATSVADAPALRTVVADLLGAPPTLMDNKLMYKQTVDVTAGWAALPVLGEEVRKHTDAAYYATRGYPRVLTVAVCLDPCTEKAGALRVWPGSHRRAIEMIPTDNQGPVVPDAAAPDTTAVTLVAAPGTVLIWDAALVHASGPNTSGHPRRLLVLGYSPAHPNHGTPR; from the coding sequence ATGACCACCCCGATCGCGCCGGCGGTCACCGCGCAGCAGATCGACCGGTTCGCCTCGCACGGCTACCTCGTCCTGCCGGACCTGATCCCGCCCGCTGCCATCCAGGGCCTCCGCGTCAAGGCCGACGAGATTCTCGGTGACCGACTTGCCCGGATGGTGGCCTCCAGGACGCTCGACCCGCGCGTCACCTGGTGGCGCCTAGCCAGCGGCAAGCCGTACATCCTCAAGGTCAAGCCCGTGGTCGACCTGTCCCCCGCCGCCACGTCGGTGGCCGACGCCCCTGCGTTGCGCACCGTCGTCGCCGACCTCCTCGGTGCGCCCCCGACGCTGATGGACAACAAGCTGATGTACAAGCAAACCGTCGACGTCACCGCAGGCTGGGCGGCACTGCCGGTGCTGGGCGAGGAGGTCCGCAAGCACACCGACGCCGCCTACTACGCGACACGTGGCTACCCACGGGTGCTCACCGTCGCCGTCTGCCTCGACCCCTGCACCGAGAAGGCCGGCGCGCTGCGGGTCTGGCCCGGCAGCCACCGCCGCGCCATCGAGATGATCCCGACGGACAACCAGGGGCCCGTCGTACCCGACGCCGCCGCCCCCGACACGACGGCCGTGACCCTGGTCGCCGCGCCCGGCACGGTCCTGATCTGGGACGCCGCCCTGGTCCACGCCAGCGGACCCAACACCTCCGGTCACCCACGCCGGCTGCTCGTGCTCGGCTACAGCCCCGCCCACCCGAACCACGGGACACCGCGATGA
- the gltX gene encoding glutamate--tRNA ligase, with the protein MANSDLRVRFAPSPTGMFHVGNARSVLFNWVLARQSGGTMVLRIEDTDAARNRPEWVQGILDAMEWLGIGPSEYEGPLFQSDYAPHHREAIDRLLAAGLAYYCDCARDQVIARTGSEHKGYDGFCRDRGLTAGDGRALRFRTPDDGSTVIVDLVRGKPTFDNKLIEDFVIARGDGSPVFLLANVVDDMVMGITHVIRAEEHLPNAPKQQLLWEALGAEPPVWVHAPILVNEKRQKLSKRRDRVALEDFRAEGYLAAAMRNYLMLLGWAPSGDREILPWDDIVAEFRLEDVNPSPAFFDVKKLRAFNGDYIRALSVEAFVEACQPWLSAEATPWRAEAYDAKAFAAVAELAQTRIAVLSEIVPMVDFLFLNEPVTDEAAWAKAMKAEAPELLAAVVEAYETCEWQTEVLKSTLEVIGAERGLKLGKAQAPVRVAVTGRTVGLPLFESIEILGRERTVARLRAALDRLS; encoded by the coding sequence GTGGCCAATTCCGATCTCCGCGTTCGCTTCGCACCCTCCCCGACGGGCATGTTCCACGTGGGCAACGCCCGGTCCGTCCTGTTCAACTGGGTGCTGGCCCGACAGTCGGGCGGGACGATGGTGCTGCGGATCGAGGACACGGACGCGGCGCGGAACCGCCCGGAGTGGGTCCAGGGCATCCTCGACGCGATGGAGTGGCTCGGCATCGGCCCAAGTGAGTACGAGGGTCCGCTGTTCCAGTCCGACTACGCACCGCACCATCGGGAGGCCATCGACCGGCTCCTCGCCGCCGGGCTTGCCTACTACTGCGACTGCGCCCGGGACCAGGTCATCGCGCGGACGGGCAGCGAGCACAAGGGCTACGACGGCTTCTGCCGGGACCGTGGCCTGACCGCCGGAGACGGTCGCGCTCTGCGCTTCCGTACGCCGGACGACGGCTCGACCGTGATCGTCGACCTGGTACGCGGCAAGCCGACCTTCGACAACAAGCTGATCGAGGACTTTGTGATCGCCCGTGGCGACGGGTCGCCGGTGTTCCTGCTGGCGAACGTGGTCGACGACATGGTCATGGGCATCACCCACGTGATCCGGGCGGAGGAACACCTCCCCAACGCGCCGAAGCAGCAACTGCTGTGGGAGGCGCTGGGCGCCGAGCCCCCGGTGTGGGTGCACGCGCCGATCCTGGTCAACGAGAAGCGGCAGAAGCTGTCCAAGCGCCGGGACCGGGTGGCCCTGGAGGACTTCCGCGCCGAGGGGTACCTCGCCGCGGCGATGCGGAACTACCTGATGCTGCTCGGGTGGGCGCCGTCCGGTGACCGCGAGATCCTGCCCTGGGACGACATCGTGGCGGAGTTTCGGCTGGAGGATGTCAACCCTTCTCCGGCGTTCTTCGACGTGAAGAAACTGCGGGCCTTCAACGGGGACTACATCCGGGCGCTGTCGGTGGAGGCGTTCGTCGAGGCGTGTCAGCCCTGGTTGAGCGCCGAGGCCACGCCGTGGCGGGCGGAGGCGTACGACGCGAAGGCGTTCGCTGCGGTCGCCGAACTGGCGCAGACCCGGATAGCGGTGCTTTCCGAGATCGTGCCCATGGTCGACTTTCTGTTCCTCAATGAGCCGGTCACCGACGAGGCTGCGTGGGCGAAGGCCATGAAGGCCGAGGCCCCGGAGCTGCTGGCCGCCGTGGTCGAGGCGTACGAGACGTGCGAGTGGCAGACCGAGGTGCTCAAGTCGACGCTGGAGGTGATCGGCGCGGAGCGCGGGCTCAAGCTCGGCAAGGCCCAGGCACCGGTACGCGTCGCGGTGACCGGCCGCACCGTCGGGCTGCCGCTGTTCGAGTCGATCGAGATCCTCGGACGTGAGCGAACCGTGGCTCGCCTGCGAGCCGCCCTCGACCGCCTGAGCTGA
- the argS gene encoding arginine--tRNA ligase translates to MDLEKLLAERLAQAFSAVAGGPVDPVVRRSQHADYQSDAALALARRLGRPPRDIAAEVLGRVALADLCAAVEVSGPGFINLTVADPALGTLLSRMAADPRLGVAVSAAPETVVVDYSAPNVAKEMHVGHLRSTVIGDAAVRLLEWLGHRVIKANHLGDWGTPFGMLIEHLLDLGESEAAHELSVGDLDSFYKAARAKFDADDAFKERARRRVVALQGGDELTLRLWRLLVAESEKYFLTVYDQLGVLLTEQDFHGESYYNDMLAPVTEELDRLGLLRDSGDAACVFPEGFTGRDGQPLPIIVRKRDGGYGYAATDLAAIRHRTRDLGATRLLYVVGLPQRQHFEMVYAVARHAGWLSPPARAEHIGFGSILGPDGKMLRSRAGGSIKLVGLLDEAVTRAAELARQKNPDLPEAAVADVARAVGIGAIKYTDLSTDRIKDYVFDWQRMLSLDGNTAPYLQYAHARIRSIFRRASIEQLTAAPISITHPAEHALALELVNFGTVVSGVEQTLEFHRLAGYLHTLAATFSGFYERCPVLRAASEVRDSRLALCDLTARVLHRGLHLLGITTPERM, encoded by the coding sequence ATGGATCTTGAAAAGCTGTTGGCCGAGCGGCTGGCGCAGGCGTTCTCGGCCGTGGCCGGCGGGCCGGTCGACCCGGTCGTGCGGCGGTCGCAGCACGCCGACTACCAGTCCGACGCCGCCCTGGCCCTGGCGCGTCGGCTCGGCCGCCCGCCCCGGGACATCGCCGCCGAGGTCCTCGGCCGGGTGGCGCTGGCGGATCTCTGCGCGGCCGTGGAGGTGTCCGGCCCGGGGTTCATCAACCTGACGGTCGCCGACCCGGCTCTCGGCACCCTGCTGTCGAGGATGGCCGCGGACCCCCGGCTCGGCGTCGCGGTGAGCGCCGCTCCCGAGACGGTGGTCGTCGACTACTCGGCGCCGAACGTGGCCAAGGAGATGCACGTCGGGCACCTTCGATCGACCGTCATCGGCGACGCCGCCGTGCGGCTGCTGGAGTGGCTCGGGCACCGGGTGATCAAGGCCAACCACCTGGGCGACTGGGGGACCCCCTTCGGGATGCTCATCGAGCACCTGCTCGACCTGGGCGAGTCGGAGGCCGCCCACGAGCTGTCCGTCGGGGACCTGGACTCGTTCTACAAGGCGGCCAGGGCGAAGTTCGACGCCGACGACGCGTTCAAGGAGCGGGCCCGGCGGCGGGTGGTCGCCCTGCAGGGCGGCGACGAGCTGACCCTGCGGTTGTGGCGGCTGCTGGTCGCCGAGTCGGAGAAGTACTTCCTGACCGTCTACGACCAGCTCGGTGTCCTGCTCACCGAGCAGGACTTCCACGGTGAGAGCTACTACAACGACATGCTCGCCCCGGTGACCGAGGAGCTGGACCGGCTCGGGCTGCTGCGGGACAGTGGCGACGCCGCCTGCGTCTTCCCGGAGGGCTTCACCGGCCGCGACGGGCAGCCACTGCCGATCATCGTGCGCAAGCGCGACGGCGGGTACGGCTACGCGGCCACCGACCTCGCGGCGATCCGGCACCGGACCCGGGACCTCGGCGCGACCCGGCTGCTCTACGTGGTGGGCCTGCCGCAACGCCAGCACTTCGAGATGGTGTACGCGGTCGCCCGGCACGCCGGCTGGCTGAGCCCGCCCGCACGGGCCGAACACATCGGCTTCGGCTCGATCCTCGGCCCGGACGGCAAGATGCTACGCAGCCGGGCCGGCGGCTCGATCAAGCTCGTCGGACTGCTCGACGAGGCCGTGACCAGGGCCGCCGAACTGGCCCGGCAGAAGAACCCCGACCTGCCCGAGGCGGCCGTCGCCGACGTCGCCCGCGCGGTCGGCATCGGCGCCATCAAGTACACCGACCTGTCCACCGACCGGATCAAGGACTACGTCTTCGACTGGCAACGGATGCTCTCCCTCGACGGCAACACCGCCCCGTACCTCCAGTACGCCCACGCCCGGATCCGGTCCATCTTCCGCCGCGCCAGCATCGAGCAGCTCACCGCGGCACCGATCTCGATCACGCACCCCGCCGAGCACGCCCTCGCCCTCGAACTGGTCAACTTCGGCACCGTCGTCAGCGGTGTCGAACAGACCCTGGAGTTCCACCGACTCGCCGGCTACCTGCATACCCTCGCCGCCACCTTCAGCGGCTTCTACGAACGCTGCCCCGTCCTGCGCGCCGCCAGCGAGGTACGCGACAGCCGGCTGGCCCTGTGCGACCTCACCGCCCGGGTCCTGCACCGAGGCCTGCACCTGCTCGGCATCACCACTCCGGAACGCATGTAG
- a CDS encoding FkbM family methyltransferase: MTAVLPYTQPAPYHSQWGEDRWLAENYHLPAHGVFVDIGAGDGIRGSNSLYFENRGWRGLCVDADPRNHQRLRHRCCAVDTCAVSATPGLWPFGMYAHKPSWSGLQRRGTDYQEILVACRTLEDLLDQWCIDQIDLLSIDVEGAELDVWDSFDHTRHRPSVVVIEFDDDHPDRHPQTIHRHLGQETYELVHETPANLILHRTDRPWRRRR; this comes from the coding sequence ATGACGGCGGTGCTGCCCTACACCCAACCCGCGCCATACCACTCGCAGTGGGGCGAGGACCGCTGGCTCGCCGAGAACTACCACCTCCCGGCCCACGGAGTGTTCGTCGACATCGGCGCTGGCGACGGCATACGCGGCAGCAACAGCCTCTACTTCGAGAACCGCGGCTGGCGCGGACTCTGCGTGGACGCCGACCCTCGCAACCACCAGCGCCTTCGGCACCGCTGCTGCGCCGTGGACACCTGCGCCGTGTCCGCCACCCCCGGACTCTGGCCATTCGGCATGTACGCCCACAAGCCCTCCTGGTCCGGCCTACAACGGCGCGGCACCGACTACCAGGAGATCCTCGTCGCCTGCCGGACCCTGGAAGACCTCCTCGACCAGTGGTGCATCGACCAGATCGACCTGCTCAGCATCGACGTCGAAGGCGCCGAACTCGACGTCTGGGACTCCTTCGACCACACCCGGCACCGACCGAGCGTCGTCGTCATCGAGTTCGACGATGACCACCCCGACCGACACCCGCAGACGATCCACCGCCACCTCGGCCAGGAAACCTACGAACTCGTCCACGAGACACCAGCGAACCTGATCCTGCACCGAACAGACCGGCCATGGCGGCGACGCCGATGA
- a CDS encoding class I SAM-dependent methyltransferase — MTTKILSEVHQRHLAALLDQPAVIDAEGLRIGSQYVMFFAEADLMREHVARLTEGFSRPDVLEVGLGLGVFAAQLSKREVGSYTAIEPHPGVALAARTRLVEAFDAPMRVYIDPWQLVTLPIEAFDAIMYDTWPPDGHADPDFAEFVANVAIPCLRPGGRFSFFHSGTAISPARRAVLDRHFTEWTTHPHTMPAEQTPPHWTKPSRDFLIPIATKGRTR; from the coding sequence GTGACGACGAAGATCCTGTCCGAGGTGCACCAACGACACCTCGCCGCCCTCCTTGATCAGCCTGCGGTCATCGACGCGGAAGGCCTCCGCATCGGCTCGCAGTACGTCATGTTCTTCGCCGAAGCCGACCTGATGCGCGAGCACGTCGCCCGCCTCACCGAGGGCTTCAGCCGTCCCGACGTGTTGGAGGTGGGACTCGGCCTCGGCGTGTTCGCCGCGCAACTGTCGAAGCGAGAGGTCGGCTCGTACACCGCGATCGAACCGCATCCCGGCGTGGCTCTGGCCGCTCGGACGCGGCTGGTCGAAGCCTTCGACGCGCCCATGCGGGTGTACATCGACCCATGGCAGCTCGTGACGCTGCCAATCGAGGCCTTCGACGCGATCATGTACGACACCTGGCCGCCGGACGGCCACGCCGATCCGGACTTCGCCGAGTTCGTCGCCAACGTCGCAATTCCCTGCCTGCGCCCCGGTGGCCGGTTCAGCTTCTTCCACAGCGGCACCGCGATCAGCCCGGCCCGCCGCGCCGTCCTCGACCGGCACTTCACGGAGTGGACCACCCACCCGCACACCATGCCGGCCGAGCAGACCCCACCGCACTGGACCAAACCCAGCCGCGACTTCCTGATCCCGATCGCCACGAAAGGCCGCACTCGATGA
- a CDS encoding IS256 family transposase, with translation MAASESVNPVDLLREQIEGASPDVLQAMIKTFAQAVMSAEADAICGAGYGQRSDERVNSRNGYRPREWDTRAGTIDLAIPKLRQGSYFPDWLLTHRRRAEQALVSVVATSYLLGVSTRRVEKLVEQLGIRQLSKSQVSEMAAHLDAQVEAFRNRPLDAAHYTFVWTDALTMKVREHGRTVNVHALVAVGVNADGQREVLGVDVASDEDGAGWLAFLRSLTARGLSGVQLVISDAHRGLVAAIGAALPGAAWQRCRTHYLRNLLTKVPRSAQPWIATLVRTIFDQPDADAVHAQFRRVVATIEAKFPAAAEHLDAARDDLLAFTGFPREIWRQIWSNNPQERLNKEIRRRTDVVGIFPNRAAIIRLVGAVLAEQTDEWTERRRYMGLELLAKARLITVDTRQHDTDQPNAAPIAA, from the coding sequence ATGGCCGCTTCAGAGAGTGTGAACCCCGTTGACCTGCTGCGCGAGCAGATCGAGGGCGCGTCGCCGGACGTGTTGCAGGCGATGATCAAAACGTTCGCGCAGGCGGTGATGTCCGCCGAGGCCGACGCGATCTGCGGCGCCGGTTACGGACAGCGCAGCGACGAGCGGGTCAACTCCCGCAACGGCTACCGGCCTCGGGAGTGGGACACCCGGGCCGGCACGATCGACCTGGCGATCCCGAAGCTGCGGCAGGGCTCCTACTTCCCGGACTGGCTGCTGACGCACCGGCGGCGGGCCGAGCAGGCCCTGGTCTCAGTGGTCGCCACGAGCTATCTGCTCGGGGTGTCGACGCGGCGGGTGGAGAAGCTGGTCGAGCAGCTCGGGATCCGGCAGCTGTCGAAGTCGCAGGTCTCGGAGATGGCCGCCCACCTGGACGCCCAAGTCGAGGCGTTCCGCAACCGGCCCCTCGACGCCGCCCACTACACGTTCGTGTGGACCGACGCGTTGACGATGAAGGTCCGCGAGCACGGCCGCACCGTCAACGTCCACGCTCTGGTCGCCGTCGGGGTCAACGCCGACGGCCAACGTGAAGTCCTCGGCGTCGACGTCGCCTCGGACGAAGACGGGGCCGGATGGCTGGCATTCCTGCGGTCCCTGACGGCCCGCGGACTGTCCGGCGTCCAGCTCGTCATCTCCGACGCCCATCGCGGCCTCGTCGCAGCGATCGGCGCCGCGCTGCCCGGCGCCGCCTGGCAACGATGCCGCACCCACTACTTGCGCAACCTGCTCACGAAGGTCCCCAGATCGGCGCAGCCGTGGATCGCCACCCTCGTCCGCACGATCTTCGACCAGCCCGACGCCGACGCCGTCCACGCCCAGTTCCGGCGGGTCGTCGCCACGATCGAAGCGAAGTTCCCCGCTGCGGCCGAACACCTCGACGCCGCCCGCGACGACCTGCTCGCCTTCACCGGCTTCCCCCGCGAGATCTGGCGCCAGATCTGGTCCAACAATCCCCAGGAGCGGTTGAACAAGGAGATCCGCCGCCGCACCGACGTCGTCGGCATCTTTCCCAACCGGGCGGCGATCATCAGACTCGTCGGCGCGGTCCTGGCCGAGCAGACCGACGAGTGGACCGAAAGACGCCGCTACATGGGCCTGGAACTCCTCGCCAAAGCCCGCCTGATCACCGTCGACACCCGCCAACACGACACCGACCAGCCCAACGCAGCACCAATCGCCGCATAG
- a CDS encoding tyrosine-type recombinase/integrase encodes MADGSVFKRCACRDNDGRKLGNRCPQLRRTGGSWHPTHGRWAYQLELPTHPGQRRRQLRRSTFDSRDAATGDRDHARALLALAGDDTALASEIADLLLAVTSGAPLPDRDTIARRVRAGLPPTVATTVGEYLHQWLASRRGIEPNTVRAYESHIRIHLVPHLGAIPLQRLRVDHIEAMFTAITDRNTTIEIARQSDDPQIRATMRGRRITGPATMHRIRATLRKALNDAIRRSNNRLIDFNPAAHVELPSGTRPKARVWTAKAVATWKTTGVRPSPVMVWNPQQAGEFLDHAESHDPDLYPLFTLILHRGLRRGEAVGLTDTAVDFDNALITISQQLSTHGYTPVIKKVKSESGNRVISLDSHTLAALRAYHVRRAQWKLAHGPTWPDTGLFFVRPDGRPWHPEAVTWRFECLVRDAALPPIRLHDLRHCAATFLKAAGADLKDVQELLGHSSITITGDTYTTVIAELDVERAKAEAAAQLVPRRRRPAA; translated from the coding sequence ATGGCGGACGGATCCGTCTTCAAACGCTGCGCCTGCCGCGACAACGACGGCCGCAAACTCGGCAACCGCTGCCCCCAGCTGAGACGAACGGGCGGTTCGTGGCACCCCACCCACGGCCGGTGGGCCTACCAGCTCGAACTGCCCACCCACCCCGGCCAGCGGCGCCGGCAGCTACGCCGCAGCACCTTCGACAGCCGCGACGCCGCCACCGGCGACCGCGACCACGCCAGAGCGCTGCTCGCCCTCGCCGGCGACGACACCGCCCTCGCCTCCGAGATCGCCGACCTGCTCCTCGCCGTCACCTCCGGAGCGCCGCTGCCGGACCGCGACACCATCGCCCGACGGGTCCGGGCCGGCCTGCCGCCCACCGTCGCGACGACCGTCGGCGAGTACCTGCACCAGTGGCTGGCCTCCCGCCGCGGCATCGAACCCAACACCGTGCGCGCCTACGAGTCCCACATCCGCATCCACCTGGTCCCACACCTCGGCGCGATCCCCCTGCAACGGCTACGGGTCGACCACATCGAGGCGATGTTCACCGCGATCACCGACCGCAACACCACCATCGAGATCGCCCGGCAGAGCGACGACCCGCAGATCCGCGCCACCATGCGAGGACGGCGCATCACCGGCCCGGCGACCATGCACCGCATCCGCGCCACCCTGCGCAAGGCACTCAACGACGCGATCCGCAGGAGCAACAACCGGCTCATCGACTTCAACCCCGCCGCGCACGTCGAACTGCCCTCGGGGACCCGCCCCAAAGCCCGCGTCTGGACAGCCAAGGCCGTCGCGACGTGGAAGACCACCGGCGTACGACCCAGCCCGGTCATGGTGTGGAACCCCCAGCAGGCCGGCGAGTTCCTCGACCACGCCGAAAGCCACGACCCCGACCTCTACCCGCTGTTCACGCTCATCCTCCACCGCGGCCTACGCCGCGGTGAGGCCGTCGGTCTCACCGACACCGCCGTCGACTTCGACAACGCCCTGATCACCATCTCCCAGCAACTGTCCACCCACGGCTACACACCGGTGATCAAGAAAGTCAAGTCCGAATCCGGCAACCGCGTCATCTCCCTGGACAGCCACACCCTCGCCGCGCTACGCGCCTACCACGTCCGCCGCGCCCAATGGAAACTCGCCCACGGCCCCACCTGGCCCGACACCGGACTCTTCTTCGTCCGACCCGACGGCCGACCCTGGCACCCCGAAGCCGTCACCTGGCGATTCGAATGCCTCGTCCGCGACGCCGCACTACCCCCGATCCGACTGCACGACCTGCGACACTGCGCCGCCACCTTCCTCAAAGCCGCCGGCGCCGACCTCAAAGACGTCCAAGAGTTACTCGGCCACTCCTCCATCACCATCACCGGCGACACCTACACCACCGTCATCGCCGAACTCGACGTCGAACGCGCCAAAGCCGAAGCCGCCGCCCAACTCGTACCCCGCCGACGCCGACCAGCCGCATAG